The stretch of DNA GGTCTCGTCGAACCCGCCGACCTGCGCCCAGTCCTGCGCCGTCATGGCGAAGTTCAACGACCAGAAGCAGCGGTAGTCGGTGCATTCTCCCAGCGGCGTCGTGGGCGGACCCGCACGCTCGGAATGCTCGACCGAAATGGCGTCGAAGCGGTTCCAGTCGATCCCCTCGTCGGTCGCTCCGTCGGGAAGATAGCGCACCTCGCCCATCAGGACGCCCCCGGCATCCGCGACGTTCGCATAATCGGCGGTCAGAGTCGGGGTCGGAATGCAGTCGACGTCGAGAAACACGAGAAAGTCGCCGCGCGCGCTCTCGGCGGCGAGATTGCGCGCCCGGGCGAGCGGCAGCCCCTCGCCGCCGACGAACAGCTGGCGGACAGGGAATTCGCAGTCGGGAAGATCGTATTCCTCGTCCTGCATCAGGGCGATGACCAGCTCATCGGGTTGCCGCTCGGAAGCGCGCAACCCGCGAACGAGATTTTCCATATGGTTCGCCCGGCCCCCGCCAAGCGTCAGAACACTCAATTTCATGCCGGGATCCGCCGTTCCTTGCTCTCCACACCGCCCC from Sphingomicrobium sp. XHP0239 encodes:
- a CDS encoding glycosyltransferase family 2 protein gives rise to the protein MKLSVLTLGGGRANHMENLVRGLRASERQPDELVIALMQDEEYDLPDCEFPVRQLFVGGEGLPLARARNLAAESARGDFLVFLDVDCIPTPTLTADYANVADAGGVLMGEVRYLPDGATDEGIDWNRFDAISVEHSERAGPPTTPLGECTDYRCFWSLNFAMTAQDWAQVGGFDETYDGYGGEDTDFGRSAAEAALEFRWVRGARVYHQYHPHHMPPVHHLDSVIANAERFCEKWGHHTMEHWLRCFELMGLAGIVDGRWQRLRPTREADLDLTRQQAHMPYASSSRVLEALEDKAAMASA